Proteins encoded within one genomic window of Solea senegalensis isolate Sse05_10M linkage group LG11, IFAPA_SoseM_1, whole genome shotgun sequence:
- the rnd1b gene encoding rho family GTPase 1b translates to MKERRNTQPLVVRCKLVLVGDVQCGKTAMLQVLAKDCYPETYVPTVFENYTACLELEEQRVELSLWDTSGSPYYDNVRPLCYSDSDAVLLCFDISRPDTVDGSLKKWKTEILDFCPSTRILLVGCKIDLRTDVCTLMELSNQKQTPITYEQGSAMAKQLGAEAYLECSAFTSEKSIHSVFRTAAMACINKLQALPKSSPTRRLSKRLLHLPSKSDLLSSTFKKEKAKSCSVM, encoded by the exons atgaaggagaggagaaacACACAGCCGCTCGTCGTCAGATGTAAACTGGTCCTTGTTGGAGATGTTCAATGCGGAAAAACTGCGATGTTGCAAGTCCTTGCGAAGGACTGTTATCCAGAG ACCTACGTGCCCACGGTGTTCGAGAACTACACAGCCTGcctggagctggaggagcagcGAGTGGAGCTCAGTCTGTGGGATACTTCAG GTTCTCCATATTATGATAACGTGAGGCCCCTTTGCTACAGTGACTCTGATGCAGTTCTGCTGTGTTTTGACATCAGCCGTCCTGACACAGTGGACGGTAGTCTGAAGAAG TGGAAAACCGAGATCCTAGACTTCTGTCCCAGCACACGTATCCTGCTCGTTGGCTGTAAGATTGACCTGCGCACAGATGTCTGCACGCTGATGGAACTGTCCAATCAGAAACAGACTCCCATCACCTACGAGCAG GGCTCTGCTATGGCCAAGCAGCTGGGTGCAGAGGCGTATCTGGAGTGCTCGGCATTCACCTCAGAAAAAAGCATCCACAGTGTGTTTCGCACCGCAGCTATGGCCTGCATCAACAAGCTGCAGGCTCTCCCAAAGTCCAGCCCCACCCGCCGCCTCTCCAAAAGACTCCTCCACCTGCCCAGCAAGTCAGATTTGCTCTCCTCCACCTTCAAGAAGGAGAAGGCCAAGAGCTGCTCGGTCATGTGA